The proteins below come from a single Geobacillus thermoleovorans genomic window:
- the citZ gene encoding citrate synthase has product MTVTRGLEGVVATTSSISSIIDDTLTYVGYDIDDLAENASFEEVVYLLWHRELPTKEQLEELKKQLAENAEIPNEIIEHFKLYPIDKVHPMAALRTAVSLLGLYDEEADVMTKEANYRKAIRLQAKIPTIVTAFARVRKGLEPVAPRKDLSFAANFLYMLTGKEPDDIATEAFNKALVLHADHELNASTFTARVCVATLSDIYSGITAAIGALKGPLHGGANEAVMKMLTEIGTVDNVEPYIRRKLANKEKIMGFGHRVYRKGDPRAKHLKKMSEKLTKLVGEPHWYEMSTKIEEIVTSEKALPPNVDFYSASVYHCLGIDHDLFTPIFAVSRTSGWLAHILEQYDNNRLIRPRAEYTGPGKRAYVPIDERG; this is encoded by the coding sequence ATGACAGTAACCCGTGGGTTAGAGGGAGTTGTGGCCACAACTTCAAGCATCAGTTCGATCATCGATGACACGTTGACGTATGTCGGTTATGACATTGACGATTTAGCCGAAAACGCTTCCTTCGAAGAAGTCGTTTATTTGCTTTGGCATCGCGAACTGCCGACGAAAGAGCAGCTTGAGGAATTAAAGAAACAGTTGGCGGAAAACGCTGAAATTCCAAATGAAATCATTGAACACTTCAAGCTGTATCCGATTGACAAGGTGCATCCGATGGCGGCTTTGCGCACCGCGGTATCGCTTCTCGGCTTGTATGACGAAGAGGCGGATGTGATGACGAAAGAGGCGAATTATCGGAAAGCCATTCGCCTGCAGGCGAAAATCCCGACGATTGTCACCGCCTTCGCCCGCGTGCGCAAAGGGTTGGAACCGGTTGCGCCGCGCAAAGATTTGAGCTTTGCTGCCAATTTCTTGTACATGCTGACCGGCAAAGAACCAGACGACATCGCCACGGAAGCGTTCAACAAGGCGCTCGTGCTGCATGCCGACCACGAGTTGAACGCGTCGACGTTCACGGCGCGCGTCTGCGTAGCCACGCTGTCCGATATTTATTCCGGCATCACGGCGGCGATCGGAGCCTTGAAAGGGCCGCTTCACGGCGGGGCGAACGAAGCGGTGATGAAAATGTTGACGGAAATCGGCACGGTCGACAACGTCGAGCCATACATCCGCAGAAAGCTCGCCAACAAAGAAAAAATTATGGGCTTTGGCCATCGCGTTTACCGAAAAGGCGACCCGCGCGCCAAACATTTGAAAAAAATGTCGGAAAAACTGACGAAGCTCGTCGGCGAGCCGCATTGGTATGAAATGTCGACGAAGATTGAAGAAATCGTCACATCGGAAAAAGCGCTGCCGCCGAACGTTGACTTTTATTCCGCCTCGGTTTACCATTGTCTAGGAATCGATCATGATTTGTTTACGCCGATTTTTGCCGTCAGCCGCACCTCGGGATGGTTGGCTCACATCTTGGAACAATACGACAACAACCGTCTCATCCGTCCGCGCGCTGAGTACACCGGCCCAGGCAAGCGGGCGTACGTGCCGATCGACGAGCGCGGCTAA
- the pfkA gene encoding 6-phosphofructokinase, translating to MKRIGVLTSGGDSPGMNAAIRAVVRKAIYHGVEVYGIYHGYAGLIAGNIKKLEVGDVGDIIHRGGTILYTARCPEFKTEEGQKKGIEQLKKHGIEGLVVIGGDGSYQGAKKLTEHGFPCVGVPGTIDNDIPGTDFTIGFDTALNTVIDAIDKIRDTATSHERTYVVEVMGRHAGDIALWSGLAGGAETILIPEADYDMDDIIARLKRGHERGKKHSIIIVAEGVGSGVDFGRQIQEATGFETRVTVLGHVQRGGSPTAFDRVLASRLGARAVELLLEGKGGRCVGIQNNQIVDHDIAEALAKTHTVDQRMYTLSKELSI from the coding sequence ATGAAACGGATTGGTGTGTTGACAAGCGGCGGCGACTCGCCGGGCATGAATGCGGCCATTCGCGCTGTCGTCCGCAAAGCGATTTACCATGGGGTGGAAGTGTACGGAATCTACCACGGGTATGCCGGGTTGATCGCCGGCAATATCAAAAAGCTGGAAGTCGGGGACGTCGGGGACATCATCCATCGCGGCGGCACCATCCTTTATACCGCGCGCTGCCCGGAGTTTAAGACGGAAGAAGGACAGAAAAAGGGGATCGAGCAGCTGAAAAAGCACGGCATTGAAGGGCTGGTCGTCATCGGCGGCGACGGGTCGTATCAAGGGGCGAAAAAATTGACGGAGCACGGCTTCCCGTGCGTCGGCGTGCCCGGGACGATCGACAACGACATTCCAGGCACCGATTTTACGATCGGTTTTGACACCGCGCTCAATACGGTCATTGACGCCATTGACAAAATCCGCGACACGGCGACGTCGCATGAGCGGACGTACGTCGTCGAAGTGATGGGCCGCCATGCCGGCGATATTGCGCTATGGTCGGGGCTTGCCGGAGGGGCGGAGACGATTTTGATTCCGGAAGCGGACTACGACATGGACGACATCATCGCTCGCTTGAAGCGCGGCCATGAACGCGGCAAAAAACACAGCATCATCATCGTCGCCGAGGGAGTCGGCAGCGGCGTCGACTTCGGCCGGCAAATTCAAGAGGCGACCGGCTTTGAGACGCGCGTGACGGTGCTTGGCCACGTGCAGCGCGGCGGATCGCCGACGGCGTTTGACCGCGTGTTAGCGAGCCGCCTCGGCGCCCGTGCGGTCGAGCTGCTCCTTGAAGGCAAAGGCGGCCGCTGCGTTGGCATTCAAAACAACCAAATCGTTGACCATGACATTGCCGAAGCGTTGGCGAAAACACATACGGTCGATCAGCGGATGTATACATTGTCGAAAGAGCTGTCGATTTAA
- the accD gene encoding acetyl-CoA carboxylase, carboxyltransferase subunit beta has protein sequence MWKDLFVKKKKYAPLPSEQARHEVPEGVMTKCPQCKKIMYTKELIKNLRVCLSCGYHHPMPARERIASLLDDGSFREYDADMISVNPLGFPGYIEKLEEDRRKSGLNEAVVTGEGALDGHPLVIAVMDSSFRMGSMGSVVGEKITRAVERAREQQMPFLIFTASGGARMQEGVLSLMQMAKTSAALKRFSNDGGLFISVMTHPTTGGVSASFASLGDYNFAEPGALIGFAGRRVIEQTVREELPDDFQTAEFLLKHGQLDAVIHRHELKETLAVVLDLHQKGGEEGWWRN, from the coding sequence GTGTGGAAAGACTTGTTTGTGAAAAAGAAAAAGTATGCACCGCTGCCTTCAGAACAAGCGAGGCATGAAGTGCCGGAAGGCGTGATGACGAAATGTCCGCAATGCAAGAAAATTATGTATACAAAAGAGTTGATCAAAAATTTGCGCGTTTGCCTAAGCTGCGGCTACCATCATCCGATGCCGGCGCGTGAACGGATTGCAAGCCTTCTTGATGACGGCAGCTTCCGCGAGTATGACGCCGATATGATCTCGGTCAATCCGCTCGGCTTTCCGGGCTACATCGAAAAACTGGAAGAAGACCGGCGCAAGTCAGGGCTGAACGAGGCGGTCGTCACCGGCGAAGGGGCGCTTGACGGCCATCCGCTCGTCATTGCTGTCATGGATTCATCGTTTCGCATGGGCAGCATGGGCTCGGTCGTCGGCGAAAAAATCACCCGCGCCGTCGAACGGGCACGCGAACAGCAGATGCCGTTTCTCATTTTCACCGCTTCCGGCGGCGCCCGCATGCAGGAAGGGGTGTTGAGCCTCATGCAAATGGCGAAAACAAGCGCGGCGCTCAAACGGTTCAGCAACGACGGCGGCTTGTTCATCTCCGTCATGACCCACCCGACGACCGGCGGTGTATCGGCGAGTTTCGCCTCGCTTGGGGATTATAACTTTGCCGAGCCGGGGGCGCTCATTGGTTTTGCCGGCCGCCGCGTCATCGAGCAGACGGTGCGCGAAGAGCTGCCGGACGATTTCCAGACGGCGGAGTTTTTGCTGAAGCACGGGCAGCTTGATGCCGTCATTCACCGCCACGAGCTGAAAGAAACGCTTGCGGTCGTCTTGGATCTTCATCAAAAAGGAGGGGAAGAGGGATGGTGGCGGAATTAG
- the ytvI gene encoding sporulation integral membrane protein YtvI, producing the protein MSRVYVDRFLRFFLVIAAVALGAIAMYYIATVTYPFIIAFFIAMIINPLVDALERKAKMPRWLAVSVTLIMLFAAVAGLVTLLVAEIVSGTQYLARVVPEKFQALITYMETFVADQIIPIYKDLAGMFKSLSAAQQDTIMQNIQAVGKKIGTTVGEFVQSILQNIPQLLAWLPNAATVFIFSLLATFFISKDWHRLMRMAQQWLPTKARTSGKTVFLDLKRALFGFIKAQATLISITTVIVLIGLLILRVDYAITIALIIGFVDLLPYLGTGIVFVPWIIYTMASGDIPFAIGLGVLYVVVLVQRQIMEPKVLSSTIGLDPLATLIALFVGFKLLGFLGLIAGPVALVIIRTLHSANVFRDLWRFIIGKPAT; encoded by the coding sequence TTGTCCCGAGTTTATGTTGATCGCTTTTTGCGCTTTTTTCTTGTCATCGCCGCTGTCGCGCTCGGCGCCATCGCTATGTACTACATCGCGACGGTGACGTATCCGTTCATCATCGCCTTTTTCATCGCGATGATCATCAACCCGCTCGTCGATGCTTTGGAGCGGAAAGCGAAAATGCCGCGCTGGCTCGCGGTCAGCGTCACGCTCATCATGTTGTTTGCCGCGGTCGCCGGCTTGGTCACGCTTCTTGTTGCCGAAATCGTTTCGGGAACGCAATATTTAGCCCGCGTCGTGCCGGAAAAATTTCAAGCATTGATCACGTACATGGAGACGTTCGTCGCCGACCAAATCATCCCGATTTACAAAGATTTGGCCGGGATGTTTAAAAGTTTAAGCGCCGCCCAACAGGATACGATTATGCAAAACATTCAAGCCGTCGGAAAAAAAATTGGGACGACGGTTGGTGAATTTGTCCAGAGCATCCTGCAAAACATTCCGCAGCTTCTCGCCTGGCTGCCGAATGCCGCGACCGTGTTTATTTTTTCGCTGTTGGCGACGTTTTTCATCAGCAAAGACTGGCACCGTCTGATGCGCATGGCGCAGCAATGGCTGCCGACGAAAGCCCGCACAAGCGGAAAAACGGTGTTTCTTGATTTAAAGCGGGCGCTGTTTGGCTTTATCAAAGCGCAGGCGACGCTCATTTCGATTACGACGGTCATCGTGTTGATCGGCTTGCTTATTTTGCGCGTCGATTACGCCATTACGATCGCATTGATCATCGGGTTCGTCGATCTTTTGCCATATTTGGGAACGGGGATTGTATTTGTTCCTTGGATCATTTACACCATGGCTAGCGGCGACATTCCGTTTGCCATCGGATTGGGCGTGCTGTATGTCGTCGTCCTCGTCCAACGGCAAATCATGGAGCCGAAAGTGCTTTCTTCAACGATCGGCCTCGATCCGCTCGCGACGCTCATCGCCTTGTTCGTCGGCTTCAAACTGCTCGGCTTTCTCGGCTTGATTGCCGGCCCCGTCGCGCTTGTCATCATCCGCACGCTCCATAGCGCCAATGTTTTTCGTGATCTTTGGCGCTTTATTATCGGCAAGCCGGCCACGTAA
- the pyk gene encoding pyruvate kinase, translating to MKRKTKIVCTIGPASESVDKLVQLIEAGMNVARLNFSHGDHEEHGRRIANIREAARRTGQTVAILLDTKGPEIRTHNMENGAVELKEGAKLIISMSEVLGTPEKISVTYPGLIDDVSVGSKILLDDGLIGLEVNAVDKQAGEIVTTVLNTGVLKNKKGVNVPGVRVNLPGITEKDRADILFGIRQGIDFIAASFVRRASDVLEIRELLEANDALHIQIIAKIENEEGVANIDEILEAADGLMVARGDLGVEIPAEEVPLIQKMLIKKCNMLGKPVITATQMLDSMQRNPRPTRAEASDVANAIFDGTDAVMLSGETAAGQYPVEAVRTMHQIALRTEQALEHRDILSQRTKESRTTITDAIGQSVAHTALNLDVAAIVTPTVSGKTPQMVAKYRPKAPIIAVTSNEAVSRRLALIWGVYTKEAPHVNTTDEMLDVAVDAAVRSGLVKHGDLVVITAGVPVGETGSTNLMKVHVISDLLAKGQGIGRKSAFGKAVVAKTAEEACRKMVEGGILVTISTDADMMPAIEKAAAIITEEGGLTSHAAVVGLSLGIPVVVGVENATSLFKDGQEITVDGGFGAVYRGHASVL from the coding sequence ATGAAGCGGAAAACGAAAATCGTCTGTACGATCGGGCCGGCAAGCGAGAGCGTAGACAAGCTCGTGCAATTGATCGAAGCGGGGATGAACGTGGCGCGCCTCAACTTTTCGCACGGAGATCATGAGGAACACGGGCGGCGCATCGCCAACATTCGCGAGGCGGCGAGGCGGACGGGCCAAACGGTCGCCATTTTGCTCGATACGAAAGGCCCGGAAATCCGCACGCACAATATGGAGAACGGCGCCGTCGAACTGAAGGAAGGGGCAAAGCTCATCATTTCGATGAGCGAAGTGCTCGGCACGCCGGAAAAAATTTCCGTCACCTATCCGGGGCTGATCGATGATGTGTCCGTTGGTTCGAAAATTTTGCTGGACGACGGGTTGATCGGCCTTGAAGTCAACGCGGTCGACAAGCAAGCTGGAGAAATTGTCACGACCGTCCTAAACACCGGTGTGCTCAAAAACAAAAAAGGGGTCAATGTCCCCGGCGTGCGTGTCAATTTGCCGGGCATCACCGAGAAGGACCGAGCCGATATTTTATTTGGCATCCGCCAAGGCATCGACTTCATCGCCGCCTCGTTTGTGCGACGGGCGTCTGATGTGCTCGAAATCCGCGAGCTGCTCGAGGCGAATGACGCCTTACATATCCAAATTATCGCGAAAATTGAAAATGAAGAAGGCGTCGCCAACATCGATGAAATTTTGGAAGCCGCCGATGGCCTCATGGTGGCGCGCGGCGACCTTGGCGTTGAGATTCCGGCTGAGGAAGTGCCTCTCATTCAAAAAATGCTCATTAAAAAGTGCAACATGCTTGGCAAACCGGTCATCACGGCGACGCAAATGCTCGACTCGATGCAGCGCAATCCGCGGCCGACGCGGGCTGAGGCGAGCGATGTCGCCAACGCCATTTTTGACGGCACCGACGCCGTCATGCTTTCCGGAGAAACCGCAGCCGGCCAGTATCCGGTCGAAGCGGTAAGGACGATGCACCAAATCGCGCTCCGCACCGAGCAGGCGTTGGAGCATCGCGACATTTTGTCCCAGCGCACGAAAGAGAGCCGAACGACGATCACCGATGCCATCGGCCAATCGGTCGCCCACACAGCGCTCAATTTGGATGTCGCGGCGATCGTGACGCCGACGGTGAGCGGAAAAACGCCGCAGATGGTGGCGAAATACCGCCCGAAAGCCCCGATCATCGCGGTGACATCAAACGAAGCGGTCTCGCGGCGGCTGGCGCTCATTTGGGGCGTGTATACGAAAGAAGCACCGCATGTCAATACAACCGATGAAATGCTCGATGTGGCGGTCGACGCGGCAGTGCGCTCCGGCTTGGTGAAGCACGGCGACTTGGTCGTCATCACGGCCGGCGTGCCGGTCGGCGAAACGGGATCGACGAACTTAATGAAAGTGCACGTCATCAGCGACTTGCTTGCCAAAGGGCAAGGCATCGGCCGCAAGTCGGCATTCGGCAAGGCGGTCGTCGCCAAAACGGCAGAAGAGGCGTGCCGAAAAATGGTAGAGGGCGGCATTTTAGTCACCATCAGCACCGATGCCGATATGATGCCGGCGATCGAAAAAGCGGCGGCGATCATCACCGAGGAAGGCGGGTTGACGAGCCATGCGGCGGTCGTCGGCTTAAGCCTTGGCATTCCGGTCGTCGTCGGGGTGGAAAATGCCACAAGCTTGTTTAAAGATGGGCAAGAGATCACGGTCGATGGCGGCTTTGGCGCCGTCTACCGCGGCCATGCGAGCGTGTTGTAA
- a CDS encoding DUF441 domain-containing protein, with product MNEPVLFLLLLLALGFLAKNKSLIVAVVVLLAIKLVGLDQKVLPIIQSKGINWGVTVITIAVLAPIASGEIGFRQLVGSLQSLSAWVALASGIFVALIAKNGVTLLANDPHMTAALAFGTILAVSLFHGVAVGPLIGAGIAYTVIKMVEYF from the coding sequence GTGAACGAACCGGTGTTGTTTTTATTGTTGTTGCTTGCGCTCGGCTTTCTTGCGAAAAACAAGTCGCTTATTGTCGCCGTCGTTGTGCTGTTGGCCATCAAACTTGTCGGCTTGGATCAAAAAGTGCTGCCGATCATTCAGTCCAAAGGGATCAACTGGGGAGTGACGGTCATTACGATCGCCGTGCTCGCTCCCATCGCTTCTGGGGAGATCGGCTTTCGGCAGCTTGTCGGCTCTCTGCAGTCGTTGTCGGCCTGGGTGGCGCTCGCATCTGGCATTTTTGTCGCCTTGATCGCCAAAAATGGAGTAACGCTCCTTGCCAATGACCCGCATATGACCGCCGCGCTTGCATTCGGCACCATCCTCGCGGTTTCGCTGTTTCATGGGGTGGCGGTTGGTCCATTGATCGGCGCTGGCATTGCCTATACGGTCATCAAAATGGTAGAATATTTTTGA
- the icd gene encoding NADP-dependent isocitrate dehydrogenase, whose amino-acid sequence MTQGEKITVQNGVLNVPNNPIIPFIEGDGTGPDIWAAASRVLEAAVEKAYKGEKKIVWKEVLAGEKAYKLTGSWLPDETLETIREYIIAIKGPLTTPVGGGIRSLNVALRQELDLFVCLRPVRYFPGVPSPVKRPEDTDMVIFRENTEDIYAGIEYAKGTPEVKKVIDFLQNEMGVRKIRFPETSGIGIKPISEQGTKRLVRAAINYAIEHGRKSVTLVHKGNIMKFTEGAFKNWGYELAEEEFADKVFTWAQYDRIVETEGKEAANKALADAEASGKIIIKDVIADIFLQQILTRPREFDVIATMNLNGDYISDALAAQVGGIGIAPGANINYETGHAIFEATHGTAPKYAGLDKVNPSSVILSGVMMFEHLGWNEAAKLIIKAMEKTIAAKIVTYDFARLMEGATEVKCSEFADALIRNMD is encoded by the coding sequence GTGACGCAAGGAGAAAAAATTACAGTCCAAAATGGTGTGCTCAACGTTCCGAACAACCCGATCATTCCGTTCATCGAGGGGGATGGAACCGGCCCGGACATTTGGGCGGCCGCTTCGCGCGTGCTCGAAGCAGCGGTGGAAAAAGCGTACAAAGGTGAGAAAAAAATCGTCTGGAAGGAAGTGCTCGCTGGTGAAAAAGCGTACAAGCTGACGGGCAGCTGGCTTCCGGATGAAACGCTTGAGACGATCCGCGAATACATAATCGCCATTAAAGGGCCGTTGACGACGCCGGTCGGCGGCGGCATCCGCTCGCTGAACGTAGCGCTCCGCCAAGAGCTCGACCTGTTTGTCTGCTTGCGCCCGGTTCGCTACTTCCCAGGCGTTCCGTCGCCGGTGAAACGCCCGGAAGACACCGATATGGTCATTTTCCGGGAAAACACGGAAGACATCTACGCTGGCATTGAATATGCCAAAGGCACGCCGGAAGTGAAAAAAGTCATCGACTTTTTGCAAAACGAAATGGGCGTGCGCAAAATCCGCTTCCCGGAAACGTCCGGCATCGGCATTAAACCGATTTCCGAACAAGGGACGAAACGGCTTGTGCGCGCGGCGATCAACTACGCGATCGAACACGGCCGCAAGTCGGTGACGCTCGTTCATAAAGGAAACATTATGAAATTCACCGAAGGCGCGTTTAAAAACTGGGGTTATGAATTGGCGGAGGAAGAATTCGCCGACAAAGTGTTCACGTGGGCGCAATACGACCGAATCGTTGAAACGGAAGGCAAGGAAGCGGCGAACAAAGCGCTTGCTGATGCGGAAGCGTCCGGCAAAATCATTATCAAAGATGTCATCGCCGACATCTTCCTGCAACAAATTTTGACGCGTCCGCGCGAATTTGACGTCATCGCGACGATGAACTTAAACGGCGACTACATTTCCGACGCGCTGGCCGCTCAAGTCGGCGGCATCGGCATCGCGCCGGGGGCCAACATCAACTACGAAACCGGCCACGCGATTTTCGAAGCGACGCACGGCACGGCGCCGAAATACGCAGGGCTTGACAAAGTCAACCCGTCGTCCGTCATTCTCTCGGGCGTCATGATGTTTGAGCATCTTGGTTGGAACGAAGCAGCGAAATTGATCATCAAAGCGATGGAGAAAACCATCGCCGCGAAAATCGTCACGTATGACTTCGCCCGCCTGATGGAAGGGGCGACGGAAGTGAAATGCTCCGAATTTGCTGATGCGCTCATCCGCAATATGGACTAA
- a CDS encoding FadR/GntR family transcriptional regulator — MDEAKERGHCIKEENVYAETLKHIRRMMAEDNLAPGDKLPSERELAERLGVGRSSVREALRALEFLGLIETRRGEGRYRREVGSHQLIDLLAMFLLENERAKADLAETKWLIERLLLALACRRRSAEDVDELKKIVRQKPIDFARFFETVVEAAGNVLLARIWRVLSGFAASFAPEPPLADAGYEQLLAALERQDPAETVAVWEAQRPSPLSKQAGHRLTNNDVHFR; from the coding sequence GTGGATGAAGCGAAGGAGAGGGGTCATTGTATCAAAGAGGAGAACGTGTATGCCGAGACGTTAAAACATATCCGCCGCATGATGGCGGAAGACAACTTAGCCCCTGGCGACAAGCTGCCGTCGGAGCGCGAGCTGGCCGAACGGCTCGGCGTCGGGCGTTCATCGGTGCGCGAGGCGTTGCGGGCGCTTGAATTTCTCGGCTTGATTGAAACGCGGCGCGGCGAGGGGAGGTATAGGCGTGAGGTCGGCAGCCACCAGCTGATCGACCTGTTGGCGATGTTTTTGTTGGAAAACGAACGGGCGAAGGCCGATTTGGCGGAAACAAAATGGCTCATCGAGCGCCTGTTGCTTGCCCTTGCGTGTCGGCGCCGGAGCGCGGAGGACGTAGACGAGTTGAAAAAAATCGTTCGTCAAAAACCGATTGATTTCGCGCGGTTTTTCGAGACGGTGGTGGAAGCAGCTGGCAATGTTTTGCTCGCCCGCATTTGGCGGGTGCTGTCGGGGTTTGCCGCTTCATTTGCGCCCGAGCCGCCCCTTGCCGACGCCGGTTATGAACAGTTGCTTGCCGCTTTGGAAAGGCAAGATCCGGCGGAGACTGTCGCCGTTTGGGAGGCGCAACGGCCTTCGCCGTTGTCGAAACAGGCCGGACATCGTTTGACAAACAATGATGTCCATTTTCGATAA
- the accA gene encoding acetyl-CoA carboxylase carboxyl transferase subunit alpha — protein MVAELEFEKPLVELRRKIQELKEFMKTADVDLSAEIEKLEARLAKLENEIYANLTPWDRVQIARHPQRPTTLDYIERLFTNFLECHGDRCFGDDEAIVGGIAKYDGLPVTVIGHQRGKDTKENLRRNFGMPHPEGYRKALRLMKQAEKFSRPIICFIDTKGAYPGKAAEERGQSEAIARNLFEMAGLTVPVVCIVIGEGGSGGALALGVGNHIHMLENSTYSVISPEGAAAILWKDASLAQRAAETMKITAHDLKALGVIDEIIPEVKGGAHRNADEQAKEIDRVLRRSLKQLLALDGEELVRQRYEKFKQMGQVSFLPETIRAR, from the coding sequence ATGGTGGCGGAATTAGAATTCGAAAAGCCGCTTGTCGAGCTGCGCCGCAAAATTCAAGAGTTGAAAGAGTTCATGAAAACGGCGGACGTCGATTTATCGGCGGAAATCGAAAAGCTTGAGGCGCGCCTCGCCAAGCTGGAAAACGAGATTTATGCGAATTTGACGCCGTGGGACCGCGTGCAAATCGCCCGCCACCCGCAGCGGCCGACGACGCTCGATTACATCGAGCGGTTGTTTACGAACTTTCTTGAGTGCCACGGCGACCGCTGCTTTGGCGATGACGAGGCGATCGTCGGCGGCATCGCCAAATACGACGGACTCCCCGTGACGGTCATCGGTCATCAGCGCGGCAAAGATACGAAAGAAAACTTGCGCCGCAACTTTGGCATGCCGCATCCGGAAGGATACCGGAAGGCGTTGCGGCTCATGAAGCAGGCAGAAAAGTTTTCGCGGCCGATCATCTGCTTTATCGACACGAAAGGCGCCTACCCGGGCAAAGCGGCCGAAGAGCGCGGGCAAAGCGAGGCGATCGCCCGCAACTTGTTTGAAATGGCTGGGCTCACGGTGCCTGTCGTCTGCATCGTCATCGGAGAGGGCGGAAGCGGCGGGGCGCTTGCCCTTGGCGTCGGCAATCATATCCATATGCTTGAAAACTCGACGTACTCGGTCATCTCGCCGGAAGGGGCGGCGGCGATTTTGTGGAAAGACGCCTCATTGGCGCAGCGGGCGGCGGAAACGATGAAAATCACCGCTCATGACTTAAAGGCGCTCGGCGTCATCGATGAAATCATTCCAGAAGTCAAAGGCGGCGCTCATCGCAACGCCGACGAGCAGGCAAAAGAAATTGACCGCGTGCTGCGCCGTTCGCTCAAACAGCTGTTGGCGCTTGACGGCGAAGAGCTCGTCCGGCAGCGCTATGAAAAATTTAAACAAATGGGCCAAGTGTCGTTTTTGCCGGAAACGATTCGGGCAAGATAA